One genomic window of Medicago truncatula cultivar Jemalong A17 chromosome 1, MtrunA17r5.0-ANR, whole genome shotgun sequence includes the following:
- the LOC25482895 gene encoding MDIS1-interacting receptor like kinase 2 yields the protein MKLLPMPCLILFFYVFVIATSPHAATKIQGSEADALLKWKSSLDNHSRAFLSSWIGNNPCGWEGITCDYESKSINKVNLTNIGLKGTLQSLNFSSLPKIHTLVLTNNFLYGVVPHQIGEMSSLKTLNLSINNLFGSIPPSIGNLINLDTIDLSQNTLSGPIPFTIGNLTKLSELYFYSNALTGQIPPSIGNLINLDIIDLSRNHLSGPIPPSIGNLINLDYFSLSQNNLSGPIPFTIGNLTKLSTLSLYLNALTGQIPPSIGNLINLDIIYLNDNELSGPFPSTITNLTKLSTLSLYLNALTGQIPPSIGNLINLDNIYLSRNHLSGPIPSTIGNLTKLGTLSLYLNALTGQIPPSIGNLINLDNIYLSRNHLSGPIPPSIGNLINLDYFSLSQNNLSGPIPSTIGNLTKLSTLSLYLNALTGQIPPSVGNLINLDNISLSRNHLSGPIPPSIGNLTNLDYFSLSQNNLSGPIPSTIGNLTKLSEIHLSFNSLTENIPTEMNRLIDLEVLHLSDNIFVGHLPHNICVGGKLKTFTAALNQFTGLVPESLKNCSSLTRLRLDQNQLTGNITESFGVYPNLDYMELSDNNFYGHLSPNWGKCKILTSLKISGNNLTGRIPPELGSATNLQELNLSSNHLMGKIPKELEYLSLLFKLSLSNNHLSGEVPVQIASLHQLTALELAINNLSGFIPKKLGMLSMLLQLNLSQNKFEGNIPVEFGQLNVIENLDLSGNSMNGTIPAMLGQLNHLETLNLSHNNLSGTIPSSFVDMLSLTTVDISYNQLEGPIPNVTAFKRAPIEALTNNKGLCGNVSGLEPCSTSGGKFHYHKTNKILVLVLSLTLGPLLLALIVYGISYLLCRTSSTKEYKPVQEFQIENLFEIWSFDGKMVYENIIEATEDFDNKHLIGVGGHGNVYKAELPTGQVVAVKKLHSLQNEEMPNRKAFTNEIHALTEIRHRNIVKLYGFCSHRLHSFLVYEFLEKGSLDNILKDNEQAGEFDWNKRVNIIKDIANALFYLHHDCSPPIVHRDISSKNVILDLEYVAHVSDFGTSKFLNPNSSNMTSFAGTFGYAAPELAYTMEVNKKCDVYSFGILTLEILFGKHPGDIVTYLWQQPSQSVTDLRLDTMPLIDKLDQRLPHPTKTIVQEVASMIRIAVACLTESPLSRPTMEQVCRQFVMS from the exons ATGAAGCTCTTACCAATGCCATGTCTTATTTTGTTCTTCTATGTGTTTGTAATTGCAACATCACCTCATGCTGCAACAAAAATCCAAGGTAGCGAGGCTGATGCTCTATTGAAGTGGAAATCAAGCCTTGACAACCATAGCAGGGCATTTCTCTCTTCATGGATTGGTAATAATCCTTGTGGTTGGGAAGGAATCACGTGTGATTATGAATCGAAGTCCATCAACAAGGTAAATCTCACCAATATTGGACTAAAAGGTACACTTCAGAGTCTCAACTTCTCATCACTTCCAAAAATCCACACTTTAGTTTTAACAAACAACTTCTTGTACGGAGTTGTTCCACACCAAATTGGAGAGATGTCTAGTCTCAAAACTCTTAATTTGTCGATTAACAATCTCTTTGGGTCAATCCCACCATCCATAggtaatttgattaatttagatACTATTGACCTTTCACAAAATACTCTCTCTGGACCAATTCCTTTCACTATCGGAAATTTAACGAAGCTAAgtgaattgtatttttattcaaatgctCTCACTGGACAAATTCCACCTTCCATAGGTAACTTGATCAATTTGGATATTATTGACCTTTCAAGAAATCATCTCTCTGGACCAATTCCACCTTCCATAggtaatttgattaatttggaTTACTTTTCCCTTTCACAAAATAATCTCTCTGGACCAATTCCTTTCACTATTGGAAATTTGACAAAACTCAGTACATTATCTCTTTATTTAAATGCTCTCACTGGACAAATTCCACCTTCCATAGGTAACTTGATCAATTTGGATATTATTTACCTTAATGATAATGAACTCTCTGGACCATTTCCTTCGACTATCACAAATTTGACAAAACTCAGTACATTATCTCTTTATTTAAATGCTCTCACTGGACAAATTCCACCTTCCATAGGTAACTTGATCAATTTGGATAATATTTACCTTTCAAGAAATCATCTCTCTGGACCAATTCCTTCCACTATTGGAAATTTGACAAAACTCGGTACATTATCTCTTTATTTAAATGCTCTCACTGGACAAATTCCACCTTCCATAGGTAACTTGATCAATTTGGATAATATTTACCTTTCAAGAAATCATCTCTCTGGACCAATTCCACCTTCCATAggtaatttgattaatttggaTTACTTTTCCCTTTCACAAAATAATCTCTCTGGACCAATTCCTTCCACTATTGGAAATTTGACAAAACTCAGTACATTATCTCTTTATTTAAATGCTCTCACTGGACAAATTCCACCTTCCGTAGGTAACTTGATCAATTTGGATAATATTTCCCTTTCAAGAAATCATCTCTCTGGACCAATTCCACCTTCCATAGGTAATTTGACTAATTTGGATTACTTTTCCCTTTCACAAAATAATCTCTCTGGACCAATTCCTTCCACTATTGGAAATTTGACAAAACTCAGTGAAATACATCTTTCATTTAATTCTCTCACTGAGAATATTCCAACAGAAATGAATAGGCTTATCGATTTGGAAGTACTCCATTTATCTGATAATATTTTTGTTGGTCATTTACCTCACAATATTTGTGTTGGTGGGAAGTTAAAAACATTCACTGCTGCACTTAACCAGTTCACAGGCCTAGTTCCAGAGAGTTTGAAGAATTGCTCAAGCCTTACGAGACTGAGGCTTGATCAAAACCAACTTACTGGAAATATAACAGAGAGTTTTGGTGTGTATCCAAACTTGGACTACATGGAATTGAgtgataataatttttatggTCATCTTTCTCCAAATTGGGGAAAGTGCAAGATTCTCACAAGCCTAAAAATCTCTGGTAATAATTTAACAGGAAGAATACCACCAGAACTAGGAAGTGCAACAAATTTACAGGAGCTTAACTTGTCTTCAAACCATCTAATGGGAAAAATTCCAAAGGAGTTAGAATACTTATCTTTGTTGTTCAAACTCTCCTTAAGTAACAATCATCTTTCTGGAGAAGTTCCTGTACAAATTGCATCATTGCATCAACTAACTGCATTGGAGCTTGCAATAAATAATTTGAGTGGCTTCATCCCTAAAAAACTTGGTATGTTGTCTATGTTATTGCAGTTAAATTTGAGCCAAAATAAGTTTGAGGGGAACATTCCTGTTGAGTTTGGCCAATTGAATGTTATTGAAAATCTTGATCTTAGTGGGAATTCTATGAATGGAACCATACCAGCAATGCTTGGCCAGTTAAATCACTTAGAAACATTGAATCTCTCACATAACAATCTCTCTGGTACCATTCCCTCAAGCTTTGTTGATATGTTAAGCTTGACAACTGTTGATATATCTTACAACCAATTGGAGGGTCCGATTCCAAATGTTACAGCTTTCAAAAGAGCTCCAATTGAAGCATTGACAAATAACAAAGGCTTATGTGGTAATGTCTCTGGCCTAGAGCCTTGCTCAACATCTGGTGGCAAATTTCATTATCATAAGACTAACAAAATTTTGGTGCTAGTTCTATCCCTCACTCTAGGCCCtctactgttagcattaattgtttatGGGATCTCATACCTTTTGTGTCGAACTTCAAGCACAAAAGAATACAAGCCTGTACAAGAATTTCAAATTGAAAATCTATTTGAAATATGGAGCTTTGATGGCAAAATGGTGTATGAGAACATAATCGAAGCCACAGAAGATTTTGACAACAAGCATCTCATTGGGGTTGGAGGACATGGAAATGTTTACAAAGCAGAACTGCCTACAGGTCAAGTTGTAGCTGTGAAGAAACTTCACTCATTACAAAATGAAGAAATGCCAAATCGGAAAGCTTTCACAAATGAGATCCATGCTTTGACAGAAATTCGACATCGCAACATTGTGAAGTTATACGGCTTTTGTTCACATCGACTACactcatttttggtttatgaatTCTTGGAGAAGGGTAGCTTGGACAACATTTTGAAGGACAATGAACAAGCTGGTGAATTTGATTGGAATAAGAGGGTGAATATTATTAAAGATATAGCTAATGCCTTATTCTATCTGCATCATGACTGCTCGCCTCCTATTGTTCATCGAGATATATCCAGCAAGAATGTTATTTTGGATTTGGAATATGTAGCTCATGTCTCAGACTTTGGAACATCTAAGTTTCTAAATCCCAATTCATCCAATATGACTTCTTTTGCAGGCACCTTTGGATATGCCGCTCCAG AACTTGCATACACAATGGAAGTAAATAAGAAATGCGATGTATATAGTTTTGGGATATTAACCTTGGAAATACTTTTTGGAAAGCACCCTGGAGATATTGTAACTTATTTGTGGCAACAACCTTCACAAAGTGTTACGGACCTGAGACTTGATACGATGCCATTGATAGATAAGTTGGACCAGCGTCTCCCTCATCCCACAAAAACCATTGTTCAAGAGGTGGCATCGATGATAAGGATTGCAGTTGCTTGCTTAACAGAAAGCCCGCTTTCTCGCCCTACCATGGAGCAGGTCTGCAGGCAGTTTGTAATGTCATAA